From Shewanella psychrophila, a single genomic window includes:
- a CDS encoding DUF4124 domain-containing protein — translation MRLYFAIPLLFFTIAAQATVYKWVDKDGKIHYSDKPIENSEAVEFKSNTQNQIQLNTPKAPPSNDDQKSLTEYNLSITSPAEEETIRNNEGKLTIMARISPDLEAKHVLVLLMDGAVVGTPQTSPIFSLKDIDRGEHNFVIKAVAQNGKQLASTPPRKIFLHRAIVTRQATPTPFNGGN, via the coding sequence ATGCGCCTCTACTTTGCTATTCCCCTGCTTTTTTTCACCATAGCAGCCCAAGCCACAGTTTATAAGTGGGTCGATAAAGATGGGAAGATACATTATTCGGATAAACCCATTGAAAACTCTGAAGCTGTCGAGTTCAAGAGTAATACTCAAAACCAGATACAGTTAAATACGCCTAAGGCTCCGCCTAGCAATGACGATCAGAAGTCATTGACTGAATATAATTTGAGTATCACCTCCCCAGCCGAGGAAGAGACCATTCGGAATAACGAAGGCAAGCTCACCATTATGGCCAGGATTTCCCCGGATTTGGAGGCTAAACACGTATTGGTACTTCTGATGGATGGAGCCGTTGTTGGTACTCCACAAACTAGTCCAATATTTAGCCTTAAAGATATCGACAGAGGCGAACATAATTTTGTGATCAAGGCTGTTGCTCAAAACGGCAAACAACTTGCATCAACACCTCCAAGAAAGATATTCCTTCACAGGGCTATTGTAACTCGCCAAGCAACTCCGACACCTTTCAATGGTGGAAACTAA
- the glnL gene encoding nitrogen regulation protein NR(II) yields MDLKHLFNNLITAVMVIDVDLRLCYSNAAAEQLLGVSSHRLTEHSLADNFQVLGVSTHLLSSAIRDNQGLTVNTAPLVTLDNQHHTVDITLTPLEHEQGLGLLELRQVDQQRRIHQQLTLDAQQQAAQYLVRNLAHEIKNPLGGLRGAAQLLSRELHDPELNEFTDMIIEQADRLRNLVDRLLGPQKPTQHTQQNIHEVIQKVLKLVTMALPENIQFQQDYDPSIPDIDMDPEQLQQAVLNIVQNAVQALEGVGGNITIRTRTQHQVTIGTLRHKIVIGLSVIDNGPGIKPELMDTLFYPMVTGRDQGSGLGLSIAHNFARLHGGRIDCQSKPGETDFTILLPIKTK; encoded by the coding sequence ATGGATCTGAAACACCTGTTCAATAACCTTATTACTGCAGTCATGGTCATAGATGTAGATCTCAGGCTATGCTATTCCAATGCGGCCGCAGAGCAGCTACTGGGCGTCAGCAGTCATCGTTTAACTGAGCATTCTCTAGCTGATAACTTTCAAGTCTTAGGCGTAAGTACACACTTACTCAGCAGTGCAATCAGGGATAATCAAGGGTTAACCGTCAACACCGCACCTTTAGTGACACTGGATAATCAACATCATACTGTAGATATTACCTTGACCCCGCTAGAGCATGAGCAAGGTTTAGGCCTGCTCGAGTTAAGACAGGTAGATCAGCAACGCCGAATTCATCAGCAATTGACTCTAGATGCACAACAGCAAGCCGCACAGTATCTAGTACGTAATTTGGCACACGAAATAAAAAATCCATTAGGTGGACTTAGAGGAGCAGCCCAACTACTTTCTCGCGAGTTACATGATCCCGAATTAAATGAATTCACCGATATGATCATCGAACAAGCTGATAGATTAAGAAATCTGGTCGATCGATTGCTAGGTCCGCAGAAACCCACCCAACATACACAACAAAATATTCATGAAGTAATCCAAAAAGTGCTTAAACTTGTCACCATGGCACTGCCGGAAAACATCCAATTCCAACAAGACTACGATCCTTCGATACCGGACATAGATATGGATCCGGAGCAGTTACAGCAAGCTGTGCTCAATATTGTTCAAAATGCAGTTCAGGCGTTAGAAGGAGTAGGCGGTAATATAACCATAAGGACACGCACCCAACACCAAGTCACTATTGGTACTCTCAGGCATAAAATCGTGATTGGCTTGTCTGTTATCGACAATGGTCCGGGTATAAAACCTGAACTCATGGATACTTTATTTTACCCTATGGTGACTGGTAGGGATCAGGGATCTGGTTTAGGTTTGTCCATAGCCCATAACTTTGCCCGGTTACATGGCGGAAGAATAGATTGCCAGTCGAAACCTGGAGAAACCGATTTTACAATTTTACTGCCAATAAAAACTAAATAA
- the glnG gene encoding nitrogen regulation protein NR(I): MTEQVWVLDDDSSIRWVVERALKSAKISSASFAAAESLWEALELSQPKVIISDIRMPGTDGLTLLERLQTHYPNIPVIIMTAHSDLDSAVSAYQAGAFEYLPKPFDIDEAIALVERALTHSTDQATNTVEEIQVKAPEIIGEAPAMQEVFRAIGRLSRSSISVLINGQSGTGKELVASALHKHSPRKDKPFIAINMAAIPKDLIESELFGHEKGAFTGAAGVRQGRFEQSNGGTLFLDEIGDMPLDVQTRLLRVLADGQFYRVGGHSPVQVDVRIIAATHQDLELLVQKGGFREDLYHRLNVIKVHLPPLSQRREDIPQLARHFLSSAAKEIAVEPKVLTSETAEKLSELPWPGNVRQLENTCRWLMVMASGQEILPQDLPPELLKEQSQARSQSSEDPSNWQESLKLWIDERLGAGESNLLTEVQPAFERILLETALAHTNGHKQEAAKRLGWGRNTLTRKLKELSMD, translated from the coding sequence ATGACGGAGCAAGTTTGGGTACTCGATGACGACAGTTCGATTCGTTGGGTCGTAGAAAGAGCATTAAAAAGTGCGAAGATCTCCTCAGCAAGCTTTGCAGCTGCAGAGTCTCTATGGGAAGCGCTGGAACTGTCACAACCTAAGGTGATTATTTCAGATATACGCATGCCTGGTACGGATGGACTCACTCTATTAGAGAGACTTCAAACTCATTACCCTAATATTCCAGTCATCATAATGACCGCTCATTCAGACCTAGATAGCGCGGTGAGTGCATATCAGGCAGGGGCTTTCGAATATTTACCTAAACCATTCGATATCGATGAGGCCATAGCACTCGTCGAACGAGCGTTAACTCACTCCACAGACCAAGCTACAAATACAGTTGAAGAGATACAAGTTAAAGCCCCTGAAATTATTGGGGAAGCACCAGCTATGCAGGAAGTCTTTCGTGCTATTGGTCGCTTATCACGATCTTCTATTAGCGTACTCATCAATGGGCAGTCAGGTACAGGTAAAGAACTAGTCGCCAGCGCTCTGCACAAGCATAGCCCGCGAAAAGATAAACCCTTTATCGCTATAAATATGGCGGCCATACCCAAAGATCTCATTGAATCAGAGCTCTTTGGCCATGAAAAAGGTGCATTTACCGGTGCGGCGGGTGTGAGGCAGGGTCGATTCGAGCAATCTAATGGCGGTACACTCTTTCTCGATGAAATTGGTGATATGCCTCTAGACGTACAAACTCGATTACTCAGAGTGTTAGCAGATGGCCAGTTTTATCGTGTCGGCGGTCACTCCCCGGTACAAGTCGATGTGAGAATAATAGCCGCTACCCATCAAGATTTGGAACTATTAGTGCAAAAGGGAGGCTTCAGAGAAGATCTTTATCATAGACTCAATGTCATTAAGGTACACCTTCCCCCGCTATCGCAACGAAGAGAGGACATACCACAACTCGCTAGGCATTTTCTTTCATCGGCCGCTAAAGAGATAGCCGTTGAACCTAAAGTATTGACCTCAGAGACAGCCGAAAAACTCTCAGAGCTACCTTGGCCGGGTAATGTGCGTCAACTTGAAAATACTTGTCGTTGGCTCATGGTTATGGCATCGGGACAAGAGATATTACCTCAAGATCTTCCACCGGAACTACTCAAAGAGCAGAGCCAAGCTAGGAGTCAATCATCCGAAGACCCATCAAATTGGCAAGAGTCATTGAAGCTTTGGATTGATGAGCGGCTCGGCGCAGGTGAGAGCAATCTTCTCACCGAAGTCCAACCCGCATTCGAACGAATTTTACTGGAAACGGCGTTAGCTCACACCAACGGTCATAAACAAGAAGCCGCCAAGCGCCTAGGCTGGGGACGCAACACACTCACTAGAAAGCTCAAAGAGCTCTCGATGGATTAA
- a CDS encoding LysR family transcriptional regulator, whose protein sequence is MDWNLNDLPLFIAVAEHQSISKAALGANMQKSSVSRAITRLEARLAIRLFERNSRHLRLTSDGEYLYKQLKPLLERIEGVGNEVSSKGLVGELNLAVTLAFSREVMASNLANFVERYPDIRLRVRTMSHTPNLFEDKLDLAIQLGPLAPSGFYAKRLANIQLCWMCSPDYLGEHPELLDVDWEELQRHVRYYHDQENYPSSFCLISAGGIEYPVVFPMASELEDVLMVRDTVVNGAGVSLLPDIYCRRLLAEKRLVRIAAELKVTPEVDIYAVYPSKASLSPRLKAMLSFMDEITQKYLTE, encoded by the coding sequence ATGGACTGGAATCTGAATGACCTTCCCCTTTTTATCGCCGTTGCTGAACATCAGAGTATTTCAAAAGCTGCACTTGGGGCTAATATGCAAAAGTCTAGCGTTAGCCGAGCTATAACTAGACTGGAAGCTAGACTTGCTATTCGCTTGTTCGAACGAAATAGCCGTCACCTTCGGCTGACTAGTGACGGTGAATACTTGTATAAGCAGCTAAAACCTTTGCTGGAAAGAATTGAAGGCGTTGGTAATGAAGTTAGCTCTAAAGGCCTGGTTGGTGAGCTCAACCTGGCGGTCACCCTTGCTTTTTCCCGTGAGGTGATGGCCTCCAATCTGGCAAATTTTGTTGAGCGTTATCCAGATATTCGTTTGAGGGTACGTACTATGTCCCATACGCCAAACCTGTTTGAGGATAAGCTGGACCTAGCTATCCAGTTAGGTCCCTTGGCACCTTCTGGTTTTTATGCGAAGCGTTTGGCGAATATTCAACTTTGTTGGATGTGCTCCCCGGATTATCTGGGGGAGCATCCAGAGCTACTTGATGTCGATTGGGAAGAATTACAGAGACATGTCCGCTATTATCATGATCAGGAAAATTACCCATCGAGTTTCTGTTTAATCAGTGCAGGAGGCATTGAATATCCAGTGGTCTTTCCTATGGCTAGTGAGCTTGAGGATGTGCTTATGGTGCGCGATACGGTAGTCAATGGTGCTGGAGTTTCATTGCTACCGGATATTTACTGTCGGCGTTTGCTTGCTGAAAAACGGCTTGTCAGGATAGCAGCTGAACTCAAAGTCACTCCTGAAGTGGATATCTATGCTGTCTACCCCAGCAAAGCTTCTCTTTCTCCCAGATTAAAGGCTATGTTGTCTTTTATGGATGAAATTACCCAAAAATACCTGACAGAGTAA
- a CDS encoding chorismate--pyruvate lyase family protein gives MKLQPTEGSVPTYIKYSGSLTRVFKEHCSKFHINQQEQGLFAPHNYYRESLLMNDLSPLVWARSCLVSRHSATIKTFTTLKQGSLGENLLFTEQQIERSKYQFYLVSQWDTDLVKLLKNELLYARLSYFNWDGQSLSLFELFLPEAHRILNQQKVLTKLYQSV, from the coding sequence ATGAAATTACAACCAACCGAAGGATCTGTGCCCACTTATATAAAGTACTCAGGATCATTAACCCGAGTTTTTAAGGAGCATTGCAGCAAGTTTCATATCAACCAGCAGGAGCAAGGGCTGTTTGCCCCTCACAACTACTACCGTGAAAGCCTATTAATGAATGACCTATCGCCACTAGTATGGGCTCGCTCTTGCCTAGTATCCCGCCATTCGGCAACCATAAAAACCTTCACGACTCTAAAACAGGGATCATTAGGGGAGAACTTGTTGTTTACCGAACAACAGATAGAACGAAGTAAATATCAATTTTACCTCGTGAGCCAATGGGATACGGATCTTGTAAAGCTATTAAAAAATGAGCTTCTCTATGCACGTCTTTCCTATTTTAACTGGGATGGCCAGTCTCTCTCATTATTTGAGCTATTCCTCCCCGAAGCTCATCGCATCTTGAACCAACAGAAAGTACTTACGAAGTTATACCAATCGGTATAA